One Glutamicibacter mishrai genomic window carries:
- the glf gene encoding UDP-galactopyranose mutase, which yields MDTDLLVVGSGFFGLTIAERAADAGLKVTVIDRRSHIGGNAYSEAEPETGIEVHRYGAHLFHTSNERVWEYVNRFTSFTNYVHRVYSTHNNQTFALPVNLHTINQFFNAAYTPDEARALVKEQAGEFEVDSAKNFYEKGIALVGRPLFEAFFAHYTAKQWQTSPEKLSGDIVSRLPVRYNYDNRYFNDKYEGLPVDGYTAWIERMADHPNITVQLNTDFFDTSQPLNKEALVGKMPIVYTGPIDRYFDYSEGNLSWRTLDFEEEVLNVGDYQGTPVMNYPDADVEFTRIHEFKHFHPERKDSYPTDKTVIMREFSRFAERDDEPYYPVNTPEDRTGLLAYRELAKKEENVFFGGRLGTYQYLDMHMAIGSALSMWDNQISQIAQDLKVSQ from the coding sequence ATGGATACAGATTTATTAGTTGTCGGGTCCGGGTTCTTTGGTCTAACGATTGCAGAACGGGCTGCCGACGCAGGTCTCAAGGTCACCGTTATCGACAGGAGATCGCACATTGGCGGAAACGCCTACAGCGAAGCAGAACCAGAGACCGGCATCGAAGTTCATCGATACGGAGCACACCTCTTCCACACCTCGAATGAACGAGTTTGGGAGTACGTGAATCGCTTCACCAGCTTCACCAATTACGTACACCGGGTTTACTCGACGCACAACAATCAGACCTTCGCTCTCCCAGTAAATCTGCACACTATCAACCAGTTCTTCAATGCCGCATACACCCCTGACGAGGCCCGAGCCTTGGTCAAGGAACAGGCAGGGGAATTCGAGGTAGACAGCGCCAAGAATTTCTACGAGAAGGGCATTGCCCTCGTAGGACGCCCATTGTTCGAGGCCTTCTTCGCTCACTACACCGCCAAGCAGTGGCAGACCTCCCCCGAAAAGCTCTCGGGCGATATCGTCAGCCGACTCCCAGTGCGCTACAACTACGACAATCGCTACTTCAATGACAAGTACGAGGGATTGCCAGTTGACGGCTACACCGCCTGGATTGAGCGCATGGCTGATCACCCGAACATCACCGTTCAGCTGAACACCGACTTCTTCGATACCAGCCAGCCCTTAAACAAGGAGGCATTGGTTGGCAAGATGCCGATCGTCTATACCGGTCCAATCGACCGGTACTTCGACTACAGCGAAGGCAACCTGTCCTGGCGCACCCTGGACTTTGAAGAAGAAGTTTTGAATGTGGGCGATTACCAGGGCACCCCGGTAATGAACTACCCGGATGCCGACGTGGAATTCACGCGAATCCACGAGTTCAAGCACTTCCACCCGGAGCGCAAGGACAGCTACCCAACGGACAAGACCGTGATCATGCGTGAGTTCTCGCGTTTCGCTGAACGCGACGACGAGCCGTACTACCCGGTGAATACTCCAGAGGACCGCACTGGACTGCTGGCCTACCGCGAGCTCGCCAAGAAGGAAGAGAATGTCTTCTTCGGCGGCCGTCTGGGAACCTACCAGTACCTGGATATGCACATGGCCATCGGTTCAGCGCTGTCGATGTGGGATAACCAGATCTCGCAGATTGCCCAGGACCTGAAGGTCTCGCAGTAG